GTCAAAAGATTTTGGCGGCAGGACCGGCGAAGAAATACCAAGCGCTCATTGTCTGGGACTTGCGCGCGTATCAGATCCTTTACAAAGGAGCGTGCCTCACCGATCTCTTCGACGGCCAACCTGTGAAAATCCGGGTGCATATGTCTGGTGACTTGTTTGGGGCGACCGCCGTTCAACTCGGCGTAATCCGTTAGAAGACTGGTCTAGCCATTGAGTCGAAGAGCACTTTTGAGACGCGCCAATTGTATGAAAAACCAATTCGAAAAATAGCCAAGAGCGCGGTTAGCAACAGATCGAGCTGCGTTGTAGCCGCTGAGGGTGCGAAGTCGTTGTCGTGATGTGTCCGATAGATCTCTGTACAGATCAATTGCTCGCCGACCTAGGCCAAGCCCAAATGCCCAAGCGAGCACTGGAAAAGCGGGCTCCCCGCCGACGACATCGGCGCTGCGCGAGCAACGGCCGCGAAGTGACTTGTGGCACGTTATTGACACGCCGCAAGACAGCCGTAGCGCCAGCCACTTGATTTAACGAAGGAAACTGCTGCAAACCCGCGCCCTTGGTAAGGGAGAGGTCCACAGTTCAATCCTGCGCGGCAGCACCAGTTCTTCAGATACGCTCCGACCCGCTTTTCGGGCTTTCGTTACGACCCCGAGACAAAAAGGGTGGCCGCGAGGGCCACCCTTTCGGTCTCAGGTGCTTGAGAATTGAGCCGCTTCAAAAAGCGATCAATTGGAGGCCCGCTCCGCCCCGAGCCCCGGCAGCGCGTCGGTGTGCTCGATTTTCACGGCCTCAAGCTCGTCCGGATCGAGGCCGAGCGCGTTGAGGATCGTCGGTGCGATTTGCCTGGTCTCGACCGGCGAGGACACCGTCGACTGCGGCAGTCTCGGATTCGAGACCAGCATCGCCACATGCACGTCGTCGGGGTTGAAGCCGCCGTGCTCGGCAATCTTCGAGCCATGGGTGTAGATCACGCCAACCCGGGTGATCCCGATGATGTCGGGCGCACGCGAGTCGTGGCGCGGATTGTCGAACATCCGGGTGAGCGCGCCGCCATAAAGGAACGAGGCAATCCCGGTATCGCCCGGATAGTTCTTGAGCGCGTCGACGGCCTCCTTGATTTTGTCGCCCGAGTTGTCCTTCAGCCAGATCAGGGCAACGTCATCGGCAATGTCGAAGGCGAAGTTGCTGCCGATCGGCCCGGCGATCACCTGGCCGTCGTCGAGCTTCACGACCTTGGACTTGTCGATCGGCGATTGTCCGTGCTTGGCGCTGATGACGATCAGAGTCTTGTCGACGAGCCCGCGAGCCGCAAGTCCGCTCACCATCTGTCCGACCGACCGGTCGACGAAGCCGATGGCGTTGCTGAGGACGGGGCCCGGCGTCCCGCTGGCGTCGGCATAGCCGCCGGTCTTGAGCTTCTGGCCGACGCTGACCGACTGGAAGTTCATGCCGAAGATCGCCGGCGTGCCGGGATTGCGCGTGCCGGTGTGATCGTGGCCGGCGATCTGGTTGAGGGTGCCCCAGACCTTGATGCCGTCATAGTATTCGACGCCATCGATCGAGGAGGTGAAGTCGCTGCCGCAATTGGCGCCTGGGCAGGTCGGATCGGTGACCGGCGCAGGCGCTGTCGATTGCAGGCCGAGCAAGGCGATGAGCTGGACGTTGGCGCTGCTCAGGTCCGAATTGATTTCCGGCGCGAAGAAATCATCCACGTTGGTGCCGGGCCCGTTCGCGGGCTGCGAATCCGGGTCGTTGCCATTGACGATGTCGTAGGCCGCATGCTTGTCGGACCAGGCCGTGCGCATGCCGTGGTTTTTGATCACCTGAAAGATGCTGTTGACGCGCACGAAATCGTGCGGCCACACCGGCACGCACCCGCTGCTCGTCATCTTCCGCGGCAGATTGTTCGGATCGATTGCGACAGCGCTGTTGAGCCCCGTGAGGCTCGCATTCACGCCGCCGTCGATCGAATGCAGGTTGGTATCGACGTTCTCGGCGTTGGTGGTCTCTGCGCCTGGCGCACCAGTGCAGGGCGCCGGCGGGTTGCCGGCAGGAGCAAAAAAGGTGCGGTCGTAGCTGTCGTCGTAATAGACGCCAGCCGACTTGGGAGTGCCGCCGGTCACTTGCGCCAGCATGCCGGGGAAGGAATCCGAAGGCTTGGTGGTCGAGGCATTGGCGAACGTCGTGCCGTGCTGGGCCAGCGCGGCCAGATTCGGGCACAGATTGTGGGTCGTGCAATACGCAAGATCGACCGCGTGGAAACCGTCGATGCTCAACAGCAGCACGTGCTCATAGCGATGGCCATGGGCGCTGATTCCGTCGGCTTGCGTCGTGCCCGCGAGAACGGCGGGTAAAAGTACCGCTGCAATTGCGGTCGACAATAATACCTTCTTTGAGGCCCTCATCAGATTTCTCCTCATTGTCAGTCAACAGACTTGAGCGCCCCTGCTCGACGCATAAGAAGCCAACATGACAGCCGCATTGCATTTCGACCACGCGAGACATTCTCTTGCATGCCGCACCGTTCCGCGCGCACTCGCAGCGGCAACCGGCGGCATTCAGGATCGGCCCTGGGCTCCCTGGTTCAACAGGCTTTCGTTTGCTAGCGTTTTCGCTTTCGACCATCGGGAGGCGACAATGATTGTGCGACGACAATTTCTGATTGGCTCAACGGCGTTTCTCGCTTCGACCGCGGTGGCACAGGCTCAGCCGGCACGCGTGACAATATTGTACGACGCGTTCGGCAAGCCGTCGGATTTGAAACGAGGCTGGGGGTACTCCGCCTTCATCGAATACGGCGGACGCAGAATCCTTTTCGACACCGGCGCCAGAAGCAAGGATTTCGCCTTCAACGTCGAAGCGCTGAAAGTCGACCTCAAGTCTCTCGACTTCGTCGTAATCACCCATAGGCACAACGACCACACGGCCGGACTGCTTCAGGTCGTGCGGGAGAATCCCGCTGTAACGATCTACACGCCGATCGAAGGCGCCCAGTTCAACTCGCCGACGCCGCCGGCTCTGGCAAACCTCATCAAGCGGTATGTCGAATCCGTACCCGACGACATGCGTTACTTCGGCGGCAACGCCAGCGGCATTGCGACTCCGGAGACGCCTTGGGCCGACGCAAAATTCTCATCCATCAGCGAGCCCAAGGAGGTCCTTCCCGGGTTTTTCATGTTCGCCACGCGCTCCGAGACACCCGGCACGCGTGAGATGAACGAGATCTCGCTGCTGATCAAAACGCCGCGGGGCGGCGTCCTGGTCGTCGGCTGCTCACACCCCGGCATCGAAAAGATCATCGAAGCGGCCGTGAAGATCGAGCCCAAGCTTTATTCGGTGTTTGGCGGCTTCCATCTGGTCGACATGACAGACGACAAGGTCACCGAGATGGTGCAGCGCTTCAAAGACAAGTGGGGGATCGAGCGCATGGCCGCAGGCCACTGCACCGGCCAATTCGCGTTCGCCGAGCTTGTGAGAATTTACGGCAACAAGTTCGATCACGCAGGCGTCGGCTCGACAATTCCGCTGCCGGCGTAACCCCGTGGCTCGCAGAGTCGCGGCCTGAAGGAATCCCTGCTAGCAACGCGACCGAATGAAAAACGTCGCGCGGCGGCAAATGCCGCCGCCAGGGAGAACGCCGTCATGATCCGCCGCAGTCTTCCTGCTGTTCGCGCTGGCCGCGGCCGGCTTTGCCGTCACGGAGGCGCAAGCCGCCGACTGGCGCCCGCCGGCGCCGGTCCGCATCGTGGTGGGCTTCGGAGCGGGTGGCGGCACCGACATCGCGGCGCGCATCGTCGCCGATCCGCTGGGCGACCTGCTCGGGCAATCGGTCGTGGTCGAGAACCGGCCCGGCGCGGGCGGCATCACGGCGGCGAACTACGTGGCGAAATCGCCGAAGGACGGCACCACCGCGCTGATGATGAGCAACGCCCATATCATCGCGCCGGCGATGTACAAGACCCTGCCCTATGACTCGGTCAACGATTTCCAGATGCTGTCGATGATCGGCAGCGCCGGCCTCGTGCTCGTGGCGCGGAAGGACTTTCCGGCGAACAATCTCGCCGAGACGCTCCAGCTGCTGAAGAGCTCGCCCGGCAAATACAACTTCGCGACGCCGGGCGTCGGCACGACGCAGCACTTTGCGGTCGAGCTGATGAACCAGATGGCCGGCATCAAAATGCAGCACATCCCGTTCCGCGCGACGCCGCAGGCGATCGCGGCGCTGCTCGGCGGCCAGGTCGAGCTGGTGATGGAGCTCATTCAGACCGTGCGCGGCCAGATCGAGAGCGGCGAACTGAAGGCCATCGCGGTGACCTCACCGCAGCGTTTTCCTTCACTGCCCAACGTGCCGACCTTCGCGGAATCCGGCCTGCCGGACTATGCGGTGACAAGCTGGTACGGGCTCGCACTGCCGGCCGGCACGCCCGAGCCGGCCGTGACGGCGTTCAGCGCGGCGCTGACCAAGGCGCTCGCGAGCGACCAGGTGCGCCAGGGCATCCTGAAAGTGGGCGCGCTGCCCACCAGCTCGACGCCGGAGGCGTTGCGGCAGCATATCGCGGCCGAAGTCGCGCGCTGGCAGGCGGTGCGCGAGAAGGCCGGGATCGAGCAGCAGCAATAGAAGCGGAGCCCTTACTCCGCCGCGACCAGCTTCTTGCCCGCGTTGCGCTTCAGGCAATCGATGGCGAAGTCGGTCGACATGATGTCGCCGAAGGTCAGATAGAAGTTGTTGATCGCCGCATTGTGGTCCTCGTCGGTGTTGGCGGCGTTGCCGTCGGTGATCATGACGGTGTTGAAGTTCAGCATCATGGCGTCGCGCGCGGTCGACTCGCAGCACACGTTCGTCACCGTGCCGGTGATCAGCACCGTGTCGAGGCCGCGCTGGCGCAGCTTCGCGGCCAAGTCCGATGAGCCCTGGATGAAGGCACTGTAGCGCATCTTCTCGACGATCAGGTCCTGCGGCAGCACCTTGAGTTCGGGGAACAGCTTGTAGCCTTCGCTATCGACGCCCAACGAGCGGCGGCGCCGCTCGGCGCCCTTGGTTCCCACCATCCGGTACAGCGTCGACCAGCTGGTCAGCGTCTCGTCGGTGAAGGCGGTCTGGATCCAGACCACCGTGCCGCCGGTGGCGCGCACCGCCTCGGCCAAACGGTTGATGTTGGGCACGATCTCGTGGGCCATGGCGCAGGGCGAATGCGCCACCTCGTGCTTCATGAAGCCGTTCTGCATGTCGACCACGATCAGCGCGGTCTTGGACGGATCGAGGTCGTCGAAGATGTGCTCGCGGCCGCGTCGTGCCACCACCCGATCGATCACCGACTGCGAGATCGAGATTTTATGCATCGCCAGGACCCTCCATCCGAAGGACAAATTATGCGATCCCCTGCGGCGGGAGGGCAACCGCCACGAGCGGTGGGCTCCCATGATTGGAGGAGTTTCAAAGCGTTGACAGGAACTTGATGCAGATCAATCCCAAGGCTCTGATTTCGGGACAAGAAACGCCTCGACAAGCAGCGTGGAAGGCTTCTAAAAATAGCCGGGGCGCCCAGGCGACGGGCGGTCCGCACGCGAAGAGAAGGCCGGATTTCCCATGAATTACGATGCGTTTTTCGCCGACGCCCTGTCCCGTCTGCGCGACGAACGGCGGTATCGGGTTTTCGCCGACCTGGAGCGCATCGCCGGCCGGTTCCCGCACGCCATCTGGCATTCACCGAATGGCCCCCGCGACGTCGTGATCTGGTGTTCCAACGACTACCTCGGCATGGGCCAGCACCCGAAGGTGATCGGCGCCATGGTCGAAACCGCCACCAAAATGGGGACCGGCGCGGGCGGCACGCGCAACATCGCCGGCACCAACCATCCGCTGATCGACCTCGAGCGCGAGCTCGCCGACCTGCACGGCAAGCAATCGGCGCTGGTGTTCACCTCGGGCTATGTGTCGAACCAGACCGGCATCCCGACCATCGCCAAGCTCATTCCGAACTGCCTGATCCTGTCGGACGCCTACAACCACAACTCGATGATCGAGGGCATCCGCCAGGCGGGCTGCGACAAGCAGATCTTCCGCCACAACGATCTGGCGCACCTCGAAGAGCTGCTGAAGGCGGCCGGCAGCCGGCCGAAGCTTGTGGCCTTCGAGAGCCTCTATTCGATGGATGGCGACATCGCGCCGATCAACGCGATCTGCGATCTCGCCAAGCGCTACGGCGCCATGACCTACCTCGACGAGGTGCATGCGGTCGGTCTCTACGGACCGCGCGGCGGCGGCATTGCCGAGCGCGACGGCGCGATGGCGCGCGTCGACGTCATTGAAGGCACGCTCGGCAAGGCGTTTGGCGGTCTCGGCGGCTATATCGCGGCCGACGGTGCGCTGTGCGACGCGGTGCGCTCCTACGCGCCGGGCTTCATCTTCACCACCGCCCTGCCGCCTGCGGTCTGTGCCGCGGCGGCCGCCGCGATCCGGCATCTGAAGACCTCGACCTGGGAGCGCGAGCGGCATCAGGACCGCGCCGCGCGGCTCAAGGCTGTGCTGAACGCCGCGGGCCTGCCGGTCGCGGAGACGTCGACCCATATCGTGCCGGTGATGGTCAACGAGGCCGAGAAGTGCAAGGCGGCGAGCGACCTGCTGCTCACCGACCACGGCATCTACATCCAGCCGATCAACTACCCGACCGTGCCGAAAGGCACCGAGCGGCTTCGCATCACGCCGTCGCCCTATCATGACGACGCGCTGATCGACGTGCTCGCCGAAGCCATGGTCGACGTCTGGCAGAAGCTCGGCCTGCCGCTGAAGCAGCACTCGCTGGCCGCGGAATAACGCGTTTATTCGGGCGTTTGAGCGCCCTTCTGGGCGGCGATCCGCCGCCGGACCCGGTGCGCCATAAACGGCACCAAGAGCGACACGATCAGAAACCGCGAAATCTGCAGGGCGCCGACGAACACCGGATCGAGGTGCAGCGCCAGCGCCAGCACCATCATGGTGTCCTGGGCGCCGGGCGAGAACGCGACCACCGCGTCGCCCACCCGGATCGACATCAGCATGGTGAGCACCATCACCGACAACGACGCGATGCTCATCGCCACCGCGAACGAACCGACCGCGGCGGCGAGGAAGCGCAAGAGTGTCATCGGCGCCGTACCCGAGAAGCGCGAGCCGGTCACAGCGCCGATGCCGACCACCGCGGCGCTTGCCACCCACCAGGGCAGCACCGCCGAGACATAGCCCAGGCCGTGCAGCACCGCCGAGGCCATCATCGACCCGAAAATCAGCCCGCCCGGCAATCTGAGCTTCCAGACCACCACGGCCGACACCGTCGAGGCCGCGACCAGGAGGCCGAGCTCCGCTAGCGACTGCGGATGCCCCGAGCTGAACCGCGCCATGACGACGCCGCCCGATGCTGTGAAACCGGACCAGGCGAGCGCGGTCGGGATGCCGACCGTGAGCGCCACCACGCGCATGGTCTGCACGATCGCAATCGCGCGCATATCGGCTTTGTACTCCGCCGACAGCGCCATCACCTGCGCGAGCGCACCGGGACTTGCACCGAACAAAGCCGACAACGGATCCCAACCATGCACGATGCGCAGATACGCGCTGGTTCCCATGATCATGCACACGGTCGAAACCGCGAGCACTGCGATGCTGAGCGGAAACGCACCGAGCCCTTTCAGGGTGTCGGGCGACACCACCGCGCCGAGCGAGATGCCGACCAGCACGGAGATCGTGCGCGCCAGCGGCACCGGCACCGTCACCGGCCGTCCGGCGAGCGCCGCGCTCGCCACGCCGAGCAGCGAGCCGGTCACCAGCCCCGCCGGAAAACCAAGCCAAGTCAGCAGGATGCCGCCCGTGGCCCCGTAGGCCAGCGTCTCAAGCGTGCGCAGGATGATGGGCCTGACAGACGAAAACGAAGCGGGCATTGCGCGATCAATGCCGCGCTGATCGCGCTCCGTCAAACGGTGCTTTGCTGAGCACCCACGACGTTCCGCGGAGCGGCACCGTCACGCTTCGATGCCAAGACTAAACTTCTAGGCCAAGACTAAGCTTCGATACCAAGACGCATCGCCATGCGCACCATGTCGGCGACGCTCTTGACGGCGAGCTTCTTCAGAATTCGCGCGCGATGAATCTCGATGGTGCGCGGACTTATGCCGAGGCGGCGGCCGACCTCTTTGTTCGAGGCGCCGGTGATCAACTTCTCAAACACGACACGCTCACGCGGCGTCAGCGTTTCGAAACGATTGTGCTCGATCGATCGCGGCGCGACGATCGGCTCGGCACCTTCCATTGCTTCCAATGCTTGCTGAGTCATGAGCGCTGAACCTCGCTCGGCGATCCGGAATAGGATCAGCAAAAGTAAAATCGCCCCGCCGCGCGCAAAGATCAAGTTGAATCGTAGGCAAAGAAGAGCGCATTGACACAGCAATATTTTTTGGCATTGCGGAAAAAAGCTTTGACACTGTGCGCTTGTCAAAAGCCGTCGCTGAATGGCACCGCAGAAGATCGGCTGCAAATTGCTGTAGATTGCGCTACCTGATGTCGCAACAAGACATCGCGGACGAAATTTCGCTTGAAAAAATTTTCGCGGCGAATACGCAAAACCTCTGCACAACTTCGGACCTTCGTCGCATGCGAGACTTTGTCTCGCGCCGCACGATATCCTTGCTCGCGCGTTTGAAATCGCACGAGCATTACACCGCGTCAGGCCGTACCTGACAGCCGATCGATCGGCGGAGCCTTAACGATACGCCGCCGTAACGCTTCCGCGGGCTCGCGGGCCGGTGGACAAGCCCTCGCCGCTGTGGTGATTCTCGTTAAAGAAGCGCCCGCCAAGCGTCGTCCCGGCGCGGCCTTCCAAGGAAGACGACATGCTGCAAGGCTGGGTCGTCATAGCCGTAGCGCTCGGCTACATCGGCCTTTTGTTTCTGGTGGCAAGCTACGGCGACCGCGCCCGGCGGTTCGGCCGCCATAGCCGCGCGCGGCTGTGGATCTATCCGCTGTCGCTGGCGATCTACTGCACCTCCTGGACCTTCTTCGGGTCGGTCGGATCGGCGTCGCGCAGCGGCTATGAGTTTCTGACCATCTATATCGGCCCGGTGCTGATGATCGGGCTGTTCGCGCCGCTGATCGGCCGTGTGGTGCGGCTCGCCAAGGCGCAGAACATCACCTCGATCGCCGACTTCATTGCGGCGCGCTACGGCAAGAGCCAGGCAGTGGCCGCGACCGTGGCCCTGATCGCGATCGTGGGCACCGTCCCCTACATCGCGCTGCAGCTCAAAGCGGTGTCGTTCTCGCTTGAAACCATCATCGCCCACGTCATGCCGAACGAGGCGGCCCGGCCGCTGCTTGGCGACATGGCGCTGTTCGTCGCCCTGTCGATGGCGGTGTTTGCGGTTCTGTTCGGTACCCGGCACATCGACGCCACCGAGCATCAGGACGGGCTGATGCTCGCGGTCGCGACCGAATCCATCGTCAAGCTGGTGACGTTCCTCGCGGTCGGCACCTTCGTCACGTTCTGGATGTTCGACGGGCCCATGGCGCTGTTCGGCAAGGCGATGCAGTCTCTGCCGGCAGCGTCGGTGCTGACCCGCGAGCCGGCCGCCGGCCCGTGGATCGCCTCGACGCTGCTCTCCTTCATCGCCATCCTGCTGCTGCCGCGGCAGTTTCATGTCGCCGTGGTCGAGAACAACGACGAGCGCGAGATCAAGCGCGCGCGCTGGATGTTTCCGATCTATCTGGTGCTGATCAACCTTTTCGTGGTGCCGATCGCGATCGCGGGCCTGCTCACCTTCCCGGCCGGCAACGTCGATGGCGACATGTTCGTGCTGGCGCTGCCGCTCAGCGCCGGCTCCAACCTCTTCACCATCCTGGCCTTCGTCGGCGGGCTGTCGGCCGCGACCGCTATGGTGATCGTGGAGTCGGTGGCGCTCGCCATCATGGTCTCCAACGACATCGTCATTCCCTGGGTGTTGCAGCGGCGTCAAACGCTGATCGAGGGCAGCGAGGATGTCGGCGCGCTGCTGCTCACCGTGCGGCGGCTCGCGATCTTCGCGATCCTGCTGTTTGCCTATTTTTATCACCGCTCGGCAGGCGATTCCCAGCTCGCGGCGATCGGCATCCTGGCCTTCGCGGCCATCGCCCAGCTCGCACCGGCCTTTTTCGGAGGCCTTGTCTGGCGCAACGCCACCGCCGGAGGTGCCATCGCCGGCATGACGATCGGCATCCTGACCTGGGCCTACACGCTGCTGCTGCCGACCTTCTGGGACAACACCTTTTTGGCGCAGGGACCGTGGGGCATCGAGTTGCTTCGCCCGCAACACCTGTTCGGTCTCGATCTGCCGCCGCTGGTCCATGGCGTGGTTTGGAGTCTCGCGCTCAATTTCCTGACCTATATCGGCTTCTCGATCCGCCGCGCGCCGCGGCCGATCGAGCGGATGCAGGCCGACGTGTTCGTGCCGACCCGCCTCGCTCCGATGGCGCCGGGCTTCAGGCTGTGGCGCTCATCGGTCACGGTTGGCGATCTGACCTCGACCGTCGCACGCTACCTCGGCGAGGACCGTACCCGCTCCTCGTTCGAGAGCTTTGCCGTGACGCGGCGCATCAGCCTGCAGCCCCAGGTGGAAGCCGACGTCCAGTTGCTGCGCTATGCCGAACACCAACTCGCCTCGGCGATCGGCGCGGCCTCCTCGCGTCTTGTGCTATCGCTGCTGTTGCGCAAGCGCACGGTGTCGACAGAGGCCGCGCTGAAGCTGCTCGACGATGCGAATGCTGCGATCCACTACAACCGCGAGATTCTGCAGACCGCGCTCGACCATGTGCGCCAGGGCATCGCGGTCTACGACAAGGAAATGCGGCTCGTCTGCTGGAACCGGCAGTTCGGCGAAATCCTCAACCTGCCGCCGGAGCTGACGCGCGTGGGCGCCAATCTCGAGGAGATCGTCCGCTATAACGCCGAGCAGGGTGCGCTCGGCCCGGGCGACATCGAGACGCTGGTGCGCGCCCGACTCGAGCAATACGCCAGCACCGACGAGCCTTA
The Rhodoplanes sp. Z2-YC6860 genome window above contains:
- a CDS encoding alkaline phosphatase family protein — protein: MRASKKVLLSTAIAAVLLPAVLAGTTQADGISAHGHRYEHVLLLSIDGFHAVDLAYCTTHNLCPNLAALAQHGTTFANASTTKPSDSFPGMLAQVTGGTPKSAGVYYDDSYDRTFFAPAGNPPAPCTGAPGAETTNAENVDTNLHSIDGGVNASLTGLNSAVAIDPNNLPRKMTSSGCVPVWPHDFVRVNSIFQVIKNHGMRTAWSDKHAAYDIVNGNDPDSQPANGPGTNVDDFFAPEINSDLSSANVQLIALLGLQSTAPAPVTDPTCPGANCGSDFTSSIDGVEYYDGIKVWGTLNQIAGHDHTGTRNPGTPAIFGMNFQSVSVGQKLKTGGYADASGTPGPVLSNAIGFVDRSVGQMVSGLAARGLVDKTLIVISAKHGQSPIDKSKVVKLDDGQVIAGPIGSNFAFDIADDVALIWLKDNSGDKIKEAVDALKNYPGDTGIASFLYGGALTRMFDNPRHDSRAPDIIGITRVGVIYTHGSKIAEHGGFNPDDVHVAMLVSNPRLPQSTVSSPVETRQIAPTILNALGLDPDELEAVKIEHTDALPGLGAERASN
- the hemA gene encoding 5-aminolevulinate synthase; this encodes MNYDAFFADALSRLRDERRYRVFADLERIAGRFPHAIWHSPNGPRDVVIWCSNDYLGMGQHPKVIGAMVETATKMGTGAGGTRNIAGTNHPLIDLERELADLHGKQSALVFTSGYVSNQTGIPTIAKLIPNCLILSDAYNHNSMIEGIRQAGCDKQIFRHNDLAHLEELLKAAGSRPKLVAFESLYSMDGDIAPINAICDLAKRYGAMTYLDEVHAVGLYGPRGGGIAERDGAMARVDVIEGTLGKAFGGLGGYIAADGALCDAVRSYAPGFIFTTALPPAVCAAAAAAIRHLKTSTWERERHQDRAARLKAVLNAAGLPVAETSTHIVPVMVNEAEKCKAASDLLLTDHGIYIQPINYPTVPKGTERLRITPSPYHDDALIDVLAEAMVDVWQKLGLPLKQHSLAAE
- a CDS encoding MBL fold metallo-hydrolase yields the protein MIVRRQFLIGSTAFLASTAVAQAQPARVTILYDAFGKPSDLKRGWGYSAFIEYGGRRILFDTGARSKDFAFNVEALKVDLKSLDFVVITHRHNDHTAGLLQVVRENPAVTIYTPIEGAQFNSPTPPALANLIKRYVESVPDDMRYFGGNASGIATPETPWADAKFSSISEPKEVLPGFFMFATRSETPGTREMNEISLLIKTPRGGVLVVGCSHPGIEKIIEAAVKIEPKLYSVFGGFHLVDMTDDKVTEMVQRFKDKWGIERMAAGHCTGQFAFAELVRIYGNKFDHAGVGSTIPLPA
- a CDS encoding response regulator transcription factor, yielding MIFARGGAILLLLILFRIAERGSALMTQQALEAMEGAEPIVAPRSIEHNRFETLTPRERVVFEKLITGASNKEVGRRLGISPRTIEIHRARILKKLAVKSVADMVRMAMRLGIEA
- a CDS encoding AbrB family transcriptional regulator, with the translated sequence MPASFSSVRPIILRTLETLAYGATGGILLTWLGFPAGLVTGSLLGVASAALAGRPVTVPVPLARTISVLVGISLGAVVSPDTLKGLGAFPLSIAVLAVSTVCMIMGTSAYLRIVHGWDPLSALFGASPGALAQVMALSAEYKADMRAIAIVQTMRVVALTVGIPTALAWSGFTASGGVVMARFSSGHPQSLAELGLLVAASTVSAVVVWKLRLPGGLIFGSMMASAVLHGLGYVSAVLPWWVASAAVVGIGAVTGSRFSGTAPMTLLRFLAAAVGSFAVAMSIASLSVMVLTMLMSIRVGDAVVAFSPGAQDTMMVLALALHLDPVFVGALQISRFLIVSLLVPFMAHRVRRRIAAQKGAQTPE
- a CDS encoding isochorismatase family protein — translated: MHKISISQSVIDRVVARRGREHIFDDLDPSKTALIVVDMQNGFMKHEVAHSPCAMAHEIVPNINRLAEAVRATGGTVVWIQTAFTDETLTSWSTLYRMVGTKGAERRRRSLGVDSEGYKLFPELKVLPQDLIVEKMRYSAFIQGSSDLAAKLRQRGLDTVLITGTVTNVCCESTARDAMMLNFNTVMITDGNAANTDEDHNAAINNFYLTFGDIMSTDFAIDCLKRNAGKKLVAAE
- a CDS encoding hybrid sensor histidine kinase/response regulator → MLQGWVVIAVALGYIGLLFLVASYGDRARRFGRHSRARLWIYPLSLAIYCTSWTFFGSVGSASRSGYEFLTIYIGPVLMIGLFAPLIGRVVRLAKAQNITSIADFIAARYGKSQAVAATVALIAIVGTVPYIALQLKAVSFSLETIIAHVMPNEAARPLLGDMALFVALSMAVFAVLFGTRHIDATEHQDGLMLAVATESIVKLVTFLAVGTFVTFWMFDGPMALFGKAMQSLPAASVLTREPAAGPWIASTLLSFIAILLLPRQFHVAVVENNDEREIKRARWMFPIYLVLINLFVVPIAIAGLLTFPAGNVDGDMFVLALPLSAGSNLFTILAFVGGLSAATAMVIVESVALAIMVSNDIVIPWVLQRRQTLIEGSEDVGALLLTVRRLAIFAILLFAYFYHRSAGDSQLAAIGILAFAAIAQLAPAFFGGLVWRNATAGGAIAGMTIGILTWAYTLLLPTFWDNTFLAQGPWGIELLRPQHLFGLDLPPLVHGVVWSLALNFLTYIGFSIRRAPRPIERMQADVFVPTRLAPMAPGFRLWRSSVTVGDLTSTVARYLGEDRTRSSFESFAVTRRISLQPQVEADVQLLRYAEHQLASAIGAASSRLVLSLLLRKRTVSTEAALKLLDDANAAIHYNREILQTALDHVRQGIAVYDKEMRLVCWNRQFGEILNLPPELTRVGANLEEIVRYNAEQGALGPGDIETLVRARLEQYASTDEPYLKRFIDRGLVVEIRTNRMPDGGIVTTATDITPSVVAAEALERANATLEMRVRERTGELTRLNAELGRAKAEADEANISKTRFVAAASHDILQPLNAARLYVTSLMERRDKGDDARLVENLDASLDSVEEIFSALLDISRLDTGAMRPELVSFRIDELLRQLEVEFAPLAHEKGLKLKFMPCRLAIRSDRRLLRRLLQNFISNAIKYTPKGHVLIGCRRRGSNLRIDVYDTGLGIPASKRRVVFREFQRLDEGAKVARGLGLGLSIVERIGRVLDHKVDLLSVPRRGSRFSVTVPVSSAAPVQAQRETAAPDRGQLSGVTVLCIDNEPKVLDGMETLLGGWGCRVLKAPDLATAITATEAAADPLHGLLVDYHLDRGTGLAAIAELRQRFGANLPAILITADRSPLVRDLAREKDVQILNKPLKPAALRALMAQWRVQRIAAAE
- a CDS encoding tripartite tricarboxylate transporter substrate binding protein, with translation MVGFGAGGGTDIAARIVADPLGDLLGQSVVVENRPGAGGITAANYVAKSPKDGTTALMMSNAHIIAPAMYKTLPYDSVNDFQMLSMIGSAGLVLVARKDFPANNLAETLQLLKSSPGKYNFATPGVGTTQHFAVELMNQMAGIKMQHIPFRATPQAIAALLGGQVELVMELIQTVRGQIESGELKAIAVTSPQRFPSLPNVPTFAESGLPDYAVTSWYGLALPAGTPEPAVTAFSAALTKALASDQVRQGILKVGALPTSSTPEALRQHIAAEVARWQAVREKAGIEQQQ